A genome region from Arachis duranensis cultivar V14167 chromosome 8, aradu.V14167.gnm2.J7QH, whole genome shotgun sequence includes the following:
- the LOC107461485 gene encoding histone H3.2 has protein sequence MARTKQTARKSTGGKAPRKQLATKAARKSAPATGGVKKPHRFRPGTVALREIRKYQKSTELLIRKLPFQRLVREIAQDFKTDLRFQSSAVSALQEAAEAYLVGLFEDTNLCAIHAKRVTIMPKDIQLARRIRGERA, from the coding sequence atggCTCGTACGAAGCAGACAGCGCGCAAATCCACCGGAGGAAAGGCTCCGAGGAAGCAGCTGGCCACGAAAGCCGCCAGGAAGTCAGCTCCGGCCACCGGCGGAGTGAAGAAACCTCACCGTTTCAGGCCGGGGACGGTGGCTCTGAGGGAGATCAGGAAGTACCAAAAGAGCACGGAGCTCCTCATAAGGAAGCTCCCGTTCCAGAGACTTGTGCGGGAGATCGCTCAGGATTTCAAGACCGACCTTCGTTTCCAGAGCAGCGCCGTTTCTGCTCTCCAAGAAGCGGCTGAGGCATATCTTGTTGGCCTCTTTGAAGACACTAATCTCTGCGCCATTCATGCCAAGAGAGTCACCATTATGCCCAAAGATATTCAACTTGCACGCAGAATCAGAGGCGAGAGGGCATAA
- the LOC107461484 gene encoding G2/mitotic-specific cyclin S13-7 has protein sequence MENNRTRGKGKGKAKTEERRLGNRRILGDIGNLEGLKTTDGKHISRPITRNLYAKLLANSQSTANFVQLELDSTASVHKKHDLEESGEHDNERKFKKRSCRKVMTLTAEITAQSKAAREVLSKPDEQHVDINADNGNIDLAVAEYLDDLYIFYKLTEDESRISDYMNSQNEINEKMRSITVDWLIDVHWRFNLMPETLYLTINIIDRYLSLTVIPKAELQLVGICSMLLACKYEEIVTPKVKVFAKLTDDAYTNKQIVDMENAILEKLEWYLTVPTPYMFLDQFIRVPEQPDIELKNMVFFLAELGLMHYQIVLHCPSLIAAATVLAARYALNRNPFWTEILKLRTGYVAEQIMECSKMLIRFQSSAADSKLDTVIQKFSSPERGAVALLPPPDPKHQVNNLT, from the exons ATGGAAAACAACCGAACAAGAG GAAAAGGGAAAGGCAAAGCAAAAACAGAGGAGAGAAGACTAGGAAATCGTCGAATTCTTGGAGATATTGGTAACCTTGAAGGGCTTAAAACTACTGATGGCAAGCACATTTCACGGCCTATCACAag GAACCTTTATGCAAAACTTTTGGCAAATTCACAATCTACTGCC aACTTTGTTCAACTTGAATTAGACAGTACAGCAAGTGTTCACAAGAAGCATGACTTAGAGGAAAGCGGTGAGCACGATAATGAAAGAAAGTTTAAGAAAAGATCTTGTAGGAAAGTCATGACTTTAACTGCAGAAATTACTGCACAGAGCAAG GCTGCTAGAGAAGTCTTGTCTAAGCCTGATGAACAGCATGTTGACATCAATGCAGACAATGGTAATATTGATTTGGCAGTGGCTGAGTACCTTGATGATTTATACATATTCTATAAGCTAACAGAA GATGAGAGCCGAATTTCAGATTACATGAACTCACAGAATGAAATCAATGAGAAGATGAGGTCCATTACCGTGGACTGGCTCATTGATGTGCACTGGAGATTTAACCTAATGCCTGAGACACTCTATCTTACCATAAACATAATCGATCGATACCTCTCGTTGACAGTTATACCAAAAGCAGAATTACAGTTGGTGGGCATTTGCTCAATGCTCCTAGCTTGCAAATATGAAGAGATAGTAACTCCTAAG GTTAAGGTCTTTGCTAAACTAACAGATGATGCTTACACCAACAAACAGATAGTGGACATGGAAAATGCAATCCTTGAAAAGTTAGAATGGTATCTAACAGTTCCCACACCCTACATGTTTTTAGATCAATTCATCAGAGTTCCTGAGCAGCCAGATATTGAG CTGAAGAACATGGTTTTTTTCCTGGCTGAACTTGGTCTTATGCACTATCAAATTGTTCTGCACTGCCCCTCATTGATAGCTGCAGCAACAGTCCTTGCTGCACGTTATGCACTCAATCGGAATCCATTCTGGACTGAAATACTAAAACTCAGGACTGGCTATGTTGCAGAACAGATAAT GGAATGTTCAAAGATGTTAATCAGATTTCAGTCAAGTGCTGCGGATTCTAAATTGGATACCGTGATCCAAAAATTCTCAAGTCCAGAGAGAGGAGCTGTTGCACTTTTACCTCCGCCAGATCCCAAACACCAAGTCAATAACCTCACCTGA